GCCATACCCTTAAGCTTAGAAAGGCCCCTGTTTCGAAAGAAACAGGGGCCTTTCTTTTTATACACTTTACAAATGATTGCTTTTACATATATCCAGAATAACTAAAGAGACATTTTACCAGACCGGAGGAACGAATGGTCAAAAAAGTACTGATACTACTCATAGCGACTCTTATGGTGACCTTTACAGTCAATGCCGCCTCCCTGTTGACTGAGGATCAAGTTGAAAGAGTGATCAAAACACTGGAACAGCTGGATCCTATTATGGAAAAAATGGAAGAAGACTTTGATAAATCTGGCGAAAGTGACAACGATCCTCTTGATCCGCAAATGCTTCATAAGGAATTTGCCATGCTTTACGGCTATTCCCCTCAGGCCAAGGAAATTATCGAGGCTAATGGATTTTCAGAGAACACATGGCCCGATACGGCAGGCCGGGTGGTAAAAGCCTTTGCTACCATTGCAATGGAAGGGGATACCGATTTGGGAATGGAACAACTGCAAACATCCATAGCACAAATAGATGCTGACCCTAATCTCAATCCTGAGCAAAAGAAAATGCTGAAAGATCAAATAATTTCATCCATGAACAACGCAAAAGCTATTATGAAGGCGCCAAAAGAAGATGTCGAAGTTGTACGTCCATACTTCGATAAACTGGCGACTACGATGGAATAACAGATTATAGTTTATTCCTTAATTAAAGGACGGGATAAAATATTAAAAACAAATATTTTGACACACTAAATTTTCTATAAATACATATAGTTGTTGCATACAGCACATTCGGTATCAAAAAAGTGAGCCATTATGACTCACTTTTTACCGTTAAAAGAACCGATTGTGACAGTCAGAAAACCAGAAAGCATTGCCGGCAAAGGCATGGCACTGAATATGCTCCAAATATTAATGTTCTAAATTTGTTTACAGGGAGGTTATATGACCAAACGTTTGTATGCCAGCATTGCAATTATCGCCCTATTATTGTGCTCTGCTATATTTCTTACACCAGACCCTACTTCCAAGATCATTGTATCAGTAGCAGTTGTATGCATATTGAGTCTCGGCATGATTGTACAACGCCATATAATCAAACCTATTAACATTCTTACTAATGAACTCCAACGGATTGCCGACGGGGATTATACTCCAATACAGCACCACAGCTATATGGCCGAAGTAGGAACTCTAGCCGTCAAAATAGAAGTCCTTAACAATATTCTTAATGAAAAAATAGGAATGAGCGAGTCCATGCTGAGTAACATCATGACTCCCATGGTTGTTGTGGGGCAAGATGGAAATATTAGCTGGTTAAACGAGAGCATTATCCGCCTGATTGAAGAAGACGGAACAGTAGATGATTTTATAGGTAAAGATTTTTCGACTTTTTTTTACGGAACAAAACAGGAAACTGTTTCTGAAAAATGTATGGTCGAGAGGAAAAAACAGTTTGTTAAAGGTCAGGTTGATGGACGTAAAGGGACTACAAAATATATTTCAGTAGCCTCATCTCCTATTTTTGATTCAAGGGAAAATCTGATTGGTGGATTCACAACCATAATGGACTTCACTAACATCAAATTAAAAGAAGATTTTATTACTGCCCAGAATGAGAAAATAGCACGCGGTGTAGCTGAGGCAAGCAAAATTTCCGAACAGCTGGCCGGAACCTCCGATGAAATCAGTTCTGAAACCCAAAATTCCAGCCAAGGAATACAGGGTCAACAGGCGCGGACCGAAGAGGTCGCAACATCCATGGAGCAAATGAACTCTTCAATCCTTGAAGTCTCCAGAAACTCAAGCGATG
Above is a genomic segment from Maridesulfovibrio sp. containing:
- a CDS encoding methyl-accepting chemotaxis protein — protein: MTKRLYASIAIIALLLCSAIFLTPDPTSKIIVSVAVVCILSLGMIVQRHIIKPINILTNELQRIADGDYTPIQHHSYMAEVGTLAVKIEVLNNILNEKIGMSESMLSNIMTPMVVVGQDGNISWLNESIIRLIEEDGTVDDFIGKDFSTFFYGTKQETVSEKCMVERKKQFVKGQVDGRKGTTKYISVASSPIFDSRENLIGGFTTIMDFTNIKLKEDFITAQNEKIARGVAEASKISEQLAGTSDEISSETQNSSQGIQGQQARTEEVATSMEQMNSSILEVSRNSSDAAHMARQTQETADNGSKIVENVIGVMNDVNLKAGNLKQEMTTLETHSKGITTIMQVISDIADQTNLLALNAAIEAARAGEAGRGFSVVADEIRKLAENTMQATKEVGNSIQAIQNSSRKSTSATEDTLVSIQQATELCSEAEEALKNILEMSKQTAGQVEGIATAAEEQSAASEEVTHAIDAVNRIAAETSESMSMVAGSVSELASLATKLDEFMNQMKIQDA